One part of the Acinetobacter sp. XS-4 genome encodes these proteins:
- a CDS encoding fumarate reductase/succinate dehydrogenase flavoprotein subunit has protein sequence METKYLEFDIVVIGGGTAGPMAAIKAKQENPNLKVLLIEKANVKRSGAISMGMDGLNNAVIPGYATPEQYTKEITIANDGVVNQTTVYAYAKHSFKTIQQLDQWGIKFEKDETGEFAVKKVHHMGAYVLPMPEGHDVKKVLYRQLKRAQVKINNRIVTTKLLKNEQGAINGVLGFDCRSGDFYVIKTKAAILCCGAAGRLGLPASGYLMGTYENPTNAGDGYAMAYHAGAELANLECFQINPLIKDYNGPACAYVTGPLGGYTANSKGERFIECDYWSGQMMWEFYQELESGNGPVYLKVDHLAEETIQTIEEILHTNERPSRGRFHEGRGTNYRQDMVEMHISEIGFCSGHSASGVWVNEKAETSVKGLYSAGDMAAVPHNYMLGAFTYGWFAGVNAAQYVNVIEDSELNQSEIEAEKARIFAPLDCSEGLPAEQVEYKLRRFVNDYLQPPKTHQKMEIGLKRFEEIKQDIKRISARNPHELMRAAEVSFIRDCAEMAARASLFREESRWGLYHYRADFPQKNNLDWFCHAHLKKDEQGNMVSFKKTIEPYVVSINQDEAVSYDRLRIQKDVALTD, from the coding sequence ATGGAAACTAAATATCTTGAGTTCGATATTGTGGTTATTGGTGGTGGAACTGCTGGACCAATGGCTGCGATTAAAGCAAAACAAGAAAACCCCAATTTAAAAGTTTTGCTCATTGAAAAAGCGAATGTAAAACGTAGTGGGGCGATTTCAATGGGAATGGATGGGCTGAATAATGCTGTCATTCCGGGCTACGCAACACCTGAGCAATACACCAAAGAAATTACCATAGCCAATGATGGGGTAGTTAACCAAACCACTGTATATGCATATGCAAAGCATAGTTTCAAAACCATTCAACAGCTCGATCAATGGGGCATTAAGTTTGAAAAAGATGAGACTGGCGAATTCGCAGTAAAAAAAGTACATCACATGGGGGCATATGTTTTACCGATGCCCGAAGGCCATGACGTTAAAAAAGTTTTATATCGTCAATTAAAGCGTGCTCAAGTCAAAATTAATAATCGCATTGTTACCACAAAGCTTTTAAAAAATGAGCAAGGTGCAATCAATGGTGTACTTGGTTTTGACTGTCGTAGTGGTGACTTTTATGTCATTAAAACGAAAGCTGCCATTTTATGTTGTGGCGCCGCAGGGCGTTTAGGTTTACCAGCTTCTGGCTATTTGATGGGTACTTATGAAAACCCAACCAATGCAGGTGATGGCTATGCAATGGCATACCATGCAGGTGCTGAACTTGCCAACTTAGAATGCTTCCAGATTAATCCATTGATTAAAGACTATAACGGCCCAGCTTGTGCCTATGTGACAGGTCCTTTAGGAGGTTATACGGCCAATAGTAAAGGTGAACGTTTCATTGAATGTGACTATTGGAGTGGTCAAATGATGTGGGAGTTTTACCAAGAACTGGAAAGTGGTAATGGTCCTGTTTATTTAAAAGTAGATCATCTGGCCGAAGAAACGATTCAAACTATTGAAGAGATTCTACATACCAATGAGCGCCCAAGCCGTGGTCGTTTCCATGAGGGCCGAGGAACCAATTACCGTCAAGATATGGTGGAAATGCATATTTCAGAAATTGGTTTCTGTAGCGGACACAGTGCTTCTGGCGTATGGGTCAATGAAAAAGCCGAGACTTCGGTTAAGGGATTATATAGCGCTGGCGATATGGCAGCTGTACCTCATAACTATATGCTTGGTGCATTTACCTATGGTTGGTTTGCGGGTGTAAATGCCGCGCAATATGTGAATGTAATTGAAGATAGCGAATTAAACCAAAGCGAAATAGAAGCAGAAAAAGCTCGAATATTTGCGCCACTGGATTGTTCTGAAGGTTTACCAGCCGAACAAGTGGAATATAAGCTGCGCCGTTTTGTAAATGACTATTTGCAACCACCTAAAACACACCAAAAAATGGAAATTGGGCTCAAGCGTTTTGAAGAAATCAAACAGGATATTAAGCGAATCTCTGCAAGAAACCCGCATGAACTGATGCGTGCTGCTGAAGTTTCTTTTATTCGAGACTGTGCGGAAATGGCAGCCAGAGCCTCATTGTTTAGGGAAGAAAGCCGTTGGGGACTGTACCACTATAGAGCAGATTTCCCTCAAAAAAATAACTTGGATTGGTTCTGTCACGCGCATTTAAAAAAAGATGAACAGGGCAACATGGTCAGTTTCAAAAAAACAATCGAGCCTTATGTCGTTTCGATTAACCAAGATGAAGCTGTGTCATATGACCGTTTACGCATTCAAAAAGATGTTGCGCTTACAGACTAA
- a CDS encoding GntR family transcriptional regulator, giving the protein MSQLPQDPKNHKPLYDQLRELILNKIVNGEYAVLSQIPSENEFAEQFGVSRITVRQALNQLQLEGYIFKVPGKGTFVSKPKTFQNISSLQGFAEAMSSAGHEILNRVISAELKQIPMHVVPKLKLPVKANVYEIQRVRLLNRQPVSYELTYLPEHIGLKLKEKAIDLRTTDIFKALEQECDIPLGHADLSIDATVADEELEALLQVEIGTPVLRVERLTHDANGQPIDYEYLYFSGDTFQYRLRIHR; this is encoded by the coding sequence GTGAGCCAGCTACCCCAAGATCCCAAAAATCATAAGCCTCTTTATGATCAGTTAAGGGAACTCATCCTTAACAAAATTGTAAATGGTGAATATGCCGTGTTGAGTCAAATTCCATCTGAAAATGAATTTGCTGAACAGTTTGGTGTAAGCCGAATCACAGTTCGCCAAGCACTCAACCAATTACAGTTGGAAGGCTATATTTTTAAGGTGCCAGGTAAAGGGACCTTTGTAAGTAAGCCAAAAACATTCCAGAACATTTCAAGTTTGCAGGGTTTTGCAGAAGCAATGTCATCTGCTGGTCACGAAATTTTAAACCGTGTCATCTCGGCCGAGCTTAAGCAAATCCCAATGCACGTAGTACCCAAATTAAAGTTACCTGTTAAAGCCAATGTATATGAAATTCAACGTGTTCGTTTACTCAACCGTCAGCCAGTGTCTTATGAGTTGACTTATTTGCCAGAACATATTGGTTTGAAACTTAAAGAAAAAGCGATTGATTTACGTACAACCGATATTTTCAAGGCATTAGAACAAGAGTGCGACATCCCTTTAGGACATGCGGATTTAAGCATTGATGCCACGGTGGCGGATGAAGAATTAGAAGCTTTATTACAAGTCGAAATCGGAACTCCGGTATTACGGGTTGAGCGTTTGACTCATGACGCAAATGGCCAACCGATTGACTATGAATATCTCTATTTCTCGGGCGATACCTTCCAGTACCGTTTACGTATTCATCGTTAA
- the chrA gene encoding chromate efflux transporter, protein MQQKQQNTPDDSGEQVTFWQAFLFWLKLGFISFGGPAGQIAVMHQELVEQKRWISEKRFLHALNYCMLLPGPEAQQLATYIGWLMHRTAGGLVAGILFVLPSLFILIGLSWVYIKFGDVPVIAGIFYGIKPAVTAIVFHATYRIGSRSLKNKFLWGVAIAAFFAIFVLKLPFPIIVLFAGIAGYLASKKYPELFSSVAEHKASQKDYGPAFIDDNTPTPEHARFHWLGLLKLILIAVGLWLLPIFALSWYFGWHHSYTQMAWFFTKAALLTFGGAYAVLPYVYQGAVNHFGWLSPTQMIDGLALGETTPGPLIMVVAFVGFLGGVNHSLLGPEHLFFAGALGAVIVTWFTFLFSFLFIFAGAPIIESTHNEIKFTAPLTAITAAVVGVILNLALFFSYHVLWPHGFSGHFDIVAALITIAAFIALFRFNINVLYVIFASALIGLAVTFF, encoded by the coding sequence ATGCAACAAAAACAACAAAATACCCCTGATGATTCAGGGGAACAAGTCACCTTTTGGCAAGCCTTTTTATTTTGGCTGAAGCTTGGCTTTATTAGTTTTGGAGGGCCGGCTGGACAAATCGCTGTCATGCATCAAGAACTCGTTGAACAAAAGCGCTGGATATCTGAAAAAAGATTTTTGCATGCCCTGAACTACTGCATGTTGTTACCCGGTCCTGAAGCACAGCAATTAGCAACCTACATTGGTTGGCTTATGCATAGAACTGCTGGAGGATTGGTTGCAGGTATTCTATTTGTATTACCCTCCTTATTTATTTTAATTGGGCTGTCTTGGGTTTATATAAAATTTGGAGATGTTCCTGTTATCGCAGGCATTTTCTATGGGATCAAGCCTGCCGTTACTGCAATTGTCTTTCATGCAACTTACCGTATAGGTAGCCGTTCGCTTAAAAATAAATTTTTATGGGGAGTTGCAATTGCAGCTTTTTTTGCAATCTTTGTATTAAAACTTCCTTTTCCAATTATTGTTTTATTCGCTGGTATTGCTGGTTATTTAGCAAGTAAAAAGTACCCAGAACTATTTTCCTCAGTCGCTGAACATAAAGCCAGCCAAAAGGATTATGGCCCAGCATTTATTGATGATAATACCCCGACACCAGAGCATGCTAGATTTCATTGGTTAGGCTTATTAAAACTCATTTTAATTGCTGTTGGGTTATGGCTATTGCCAATTTTTGCTTTAAGTTGGTATTTTGGGTGGCATCATTCTTATACTCAAATGGCGTGGTTTTTTACTAAAGCTGCGTTACTCACTTTTGGTGGGGCTTACGCGGTTTTACCTTATGTCTATCAAGGGGCTGTAAATCATTTTGGATGGCTTTCCCCTACACAAATGATCGATGGGTTAGCGCTTGGGGAAACTACACCCGGTCCACTCATTATGGTTGTTGCCTTTGTTGGTTTTTTAGGAGGTGTCAATCATTCATTACTTGGGCCCGAGCATCTATTTTTTGCTGGAGCACTTGGTGCAGTTATTGTGACTTGGTTTACTTTCCTTTTCTCATTTTTATTTATTTTTGCTGGTGCTCCCATTATTGAATCTACACATAATGAAATAAAATTTACGGCGCCACTCACTGCAATTACCGCGGCTGTAGTCGGTGTCATTTTAAATTTAGCATTATTTTTTAGTTATCACGTGCTATGGCCACACGGTTTTTCTGGTCACTTTGATATTGTTGCGGCCTTAATTACTATTGCAGCATTCATTGCCTTATTCCGCTTTAACATTAACGTGCTGTATGTCATTTTTGCATCGGCACTGATTGGACTAGCTGTCACTTTCTTTTAG
- a CDS encoding FMN-dependent NADH-azoreductase: MKLLQIDTSILGEQSVSRQLTSSVIRQLSATYPDAEIIHHDFALEPIPHLSDAEFLAWQGVEPNNETAQQRVAQNTQYLDEFLSSDIVVIGAPMYNFSFPSQLKAWLDRLSIAGKTFRYTENGPQGLVEGKRVIIASSRGGVYSEGSAAEVLDYQETYIKAFFNFIGVTDITFVRAEGIAFGPEARQAALDNAAAQIAQFAG, encoded by the coding sequence ATGAAACTACTTCAAATTGACACAAGTATTTTAGGCGAACAGTCTGTTAGCCGCCAACTCACCTCATCTGTTATTCGTCAGCTCAGTGCAACGTATCCAGATGCAGAAATTATTCATCACGATTTTGCTTTAGAGCCAATTCCGCATTTGTCTGATGCTGAGTTTTTGGCATGGCAAGGGGTTGAACCTAATAATGAAACTGCACAACAACGTGTTGCACAAAACACCCAATATTTGGATGAGTTTTTATCATCAGATATCGTTGTGATTGGCGCGCCTATGTACAACTTTAGCTTCCCATCACAGTTAAAAGCATGGCTTGATCGACTATCTATTGCTGGAAAAACATTCCGTTATACGGAAAATGGCCCACAAGGTTTAGTAGAGGGAAAACGTGTCATTATTGCTTCTTCACGTGGCGGGGTGTATTCAGAAGGTTCAGCAGCCGAAGTTTTAGACTATCAAGAAACTTATATCAAAGCGTTTTTCAATTTTATTGGTGTGACTGATATTACTTTTGTACGTGCGGAAGGTATTGCTTTCGGCCCAGAAGCACGTCAAGCTGCGTTGGATAATGCAGCAGCGCAAATTGCACAATTTGCGGGTTAA
- a CDS encoding helix-turn-helix domain-containing protein, which yields MTVTIPHDIQSSDCQRVSQVLARVGEKWSILIVMTLASRSHRFSEIKRNINGISQRMLTLCLRGLERDGLVKRTVYPVIPPHVEYELTPLGHSLTEPVIALGQWAQQHIADIDAARALFDAAQDKPITSPDA from the coding sequence ATGACTGTAACTATACCTCATGATATCCAAAGCTCAGATTGTCAAAGAGTCAGTCAAGTTTTGGCTAGAGTTGGCGAAAAATGGAGCATTCTTATTGTAATGACACTTGCATCACGCTCTCATCGTTTCTCTGAAATAAAGAGAAATATCAATGGAATATCACAGCGTATGCTTACTTTATGCTTGCGCGGTTTAGAAAGAGATGGATTGGTTAAGCGTACAGTTTATCCCGTAATTCCACCTCATGTTGAATATGAATTGACTCCACTGGGCCATTCACTTACAGAGCCTGTAATTGCTTTAGGCCAATGGGCTCAGCAGCATATTGCGGATATTGATGCAGCAAGAGCTTTATTTGATGCAGCTCAAGATAAACCAATTACATCACCAGATGCTTAA